AGTTCCTCAGTTACGTGCTCAGCTTCATCTTCGTCGGGATATACTGGAACAACCACCACCATCTATTCCAGGCCGCCGGGCAGGTTAGCGGCCGCGTCCTGTGGGCCAACCTGAACCTCCTCTTCTGGCTGTCGCTGATACCGTTCGTCACGGGATGGATGGGCGAGAACCACTTCGCCGCCTGGCCGGTCGCGCTTTACGGAGCGGACTTGTTGATAGCCGGGCTCGCTTATCTCGTCCTCACCCGTGTTCTCATAAAATGCCACGGCGCGGATTCCACACTGGGGGCGGCGATCGGCCGCGACTTCAAGGGGAAGGCGAGCCTCGTGCTTTACGCCGCTGCGATACCGCTTGCCTTCGTGAGCCCGTGGATCGCCTGCGGCCTGTACGTTGCGGGCGTCGCCATGTGGCTCATCCCCGACAGCCGAATCGA
This Thermodesulfobacteriota bacterium DNA region includes the following protein-coding sequences:
- a CDS encoding TMEM175 family protein, whose protein sequence is MSKGRLEAFSDGVIAIIITIMVLELRIPHEAGPDALRPLAPKFLSYVLSFIFVGIYWNNHHHLFQAAGQVSGRVLWANLNLLFWLSLIPFVTGWMGENHFAAWPVALYGADLLIAGLAYLVLTRVLIKCHGADSTLGAAIGRDFKGKASLVLYAAAIPLAFVSPWIACGLYVAGVAMWLIPDSRIEKRMAV